The following proteins are co-located in the uncultured Methanobrevibacter sp. genome:
- a CDS encoding TIGR04083 family peptide-modifying radical SAM enzyme yields MTFHVMIIPTLNCPSNCKYCWGSENKKEMMGTEIIDQIIDWLGDFRDDKVHFTFHGGEPLLAGYDFYEYALEKLSKLENFEGFSLQSNIWLLTDDLIDLFVKYNVVVSTSIDGPKEINDYQRGDGYFDKTMSKYELAKSKGLIINFVLTVTDYSKDFSDELYDFFKGEKMNLKIHAALPSLRGDNADPWALDQEEHGKLLVNWLDKYLYDLDKFSIMDLDHICKSSLRRRGTLCTFADCIGTTLAVGSDGSIYPCYRFVGMSEYVLGNVKSNPSFDDLKESDAWAKLQEFRDFVDDDCKKCRYKKYCEGGCPYNAIVAYQTPQAVDPQCTAYKMIFGEVSKRMNKEFAKSAFGMGGPAPRKEGDPFSIMDLAMKP; encoded by the coding sequence ATGACATTTCATGTAATGATTATTCCAACATTGAATTGTCCATCAAACTGCAAATATTGTTGGGGATCTGAAAATAAAAAGGAAATGATGGGCACAGAAATTATCGACCAGATAATTGACTGGCTGGGTGATTTCAGGGATGATAAAGTTCACTTTACCTTCCATGGAGGAGAACCTCTCCTTGCAGGCTATGATTTTTATGAATATGCACTGGAAAAACTCTCGAAATTGGAGAATTTTGAAGGTTTTTCACTCCAAAGCAACATATGGCTTTTAACCGATGATTTAATTGACCTTTTTGTAAAATACAATGTTGTTGTAAGTACAAGTATTGACGGACCAAAAGAAATCAATGATTATCAAAGAGGAGACGGCTACTTTGACAAAACAATGTCTAAATATGAACTTGCCAAAAGCAAAGGACTTATTATTAACTTTGTTTTAACAGTAACGGATTACTCCAAGGATTTCTCCGATGAATTATATGACTTTTTCAAAGGCGAAAAGATGAATCTGAAAATCCATGCTGCACTTCCGTCACTCAGGGGAGACAATGCAGACCCGTGGGCACTTGACCAGGAAGAGCACGGAAAGCTCCTTGTTAACTGGCTGGATAAATACCTTTATGATTTGGATAAATTCTCAATTATGGATTTGGACCATATCTGCAAGTCTTCACTCAGAAGAAGAGGAACACTCTGTACATTTGCCGATTGTATTGGAACTACACTGGCTGTAGGTTCCGATGGTTCAATTTATCCGTGTTACAGATTTGTTGGAATGTCTGAATATGTTTTGGGAAATGTCAAAAGCAATCCCAGCTTTGATGATTTAAAAGAATCCGATGCATGGGCAAAACTTCAGGAATTCAGAGACTTTGTTGATGATGACTGTAAAAAATGCAGATATAAGAAATACTGTGAAGGGGGTTGTCCGTATAATGCAATTGTAGCATACCAGACTCCTCAGGCGGTTGACCCGCAATGTACTGCATATAAGATGATTTTCGGCGAAGTTTCAAAAAGAATGAACAAGGAATTTGCCAAGTCTGCATTTGGAATGGGCGGACCTGCACCTAGAAAAGAGGGAGATCCATTCAGCATAATGGATTTGGCCATGAAACCTTAG
- a CDS encoding cation-translocating P-type ATPase, with protein MIDEITDFLFGLKMTIVSGIFLLIAVIFMIFGIDTPVYLNPAWGTVIISGIPMLLLALTRLIREKWISSALLIAIAMVASLMIGEIFAAGEVAWIMALGALLEDWTVERAKKGLRNLINLTPQTGRRIVDGVEEVVPVDEIKIGDTLRILPGESVPVDGEIISGTSSLDQSIMTGESLPIDKEVGDEVFCGTMNMYGAIDIKATSLGENSSLQKLIDLVKAADEKQAPTQRIADKWATWLVPVALIIAIVAWLVTGNIERGVTVLVVFCPCALILATPTAIMAAIGQATKYGVLIKSGEALETLGGLNTLVFDKTGTLTYGNLEVSDVIALKEDLTQLDLLKLTASCEKLSEHPLAKAIVNNAKEAEIDIEEPQDFKMYPGKGVTCNNSYGNVYAGNSKFLSENNIDVNVDAQFNKLKNEGKASIIVALNGEVVGLIGLSDVIREDSKQMIDSLHELGTETVLLTGDNTETANYFASQVGIGKVYGNLLPEEKLSWIEKFKSEGKQVCMIGDGVNDAPALKTADVSVAMGSVGSDVAIEAADIALLGDDIGKIPYLKKLSNSTLFTIKANIAISMTINAVAIVCSVLGLLNPVTGAIVHNAGSCLVVLNAALLYDRKFDDSVKKIDTKNTEHSHYHFHNDGEHTHSHEGVEILDEIETENGIKHMHVHKHALNRESCEAYHN; from the coding sequence GTGATTGATGAAATAACTGACTTTCTATTCGGACTAAAAATGACCATTGTTTCAGGCATATTCCTATTAATAGCAGTTATTTTTATGATTTTTGGAATAGACACTCCTGTTTATTTAAACCCCGCATGGGGAACAGTAATCATAAGTGGTATTCCAATGTTGCTCCTGGCTTTGACCAGGCTTATTCGTGAAAAATGGATTTCATCTGCACTGCTGATTGCAATAGCTATGGTTGCATCACTTATGATCGGTGAGATATTTGCTGCAGGTGAAGTTGCATGGATTATGGCATTAGGGGCTCTCCTAGAAGACTGGACAGTTGAGAGGGCCAAAAAAGGTTTAAGAAATTTAATTAATTTAACTCCTCAAACTGGAAGAAGAATTGTTGATGGTGTGGAAGAGGTAGTCCCTGTTGATGAGATAAAAATCGGAGATACCTTAAGAATTCTTCCAGGTGAAAGCGTTCCGGTAGATGGTGAAATAATAAGCGGAACTTCATCACTTGACCAGTCAATCATGACAGGAGAATCTCTGCCGATTGATAAAGAAGTTGGAGATGAGGTATTCTGCGGAACCATGAACATGTATGGTGCAATTGATATTAAGGCAACCAGTCTGGGTGAAAACTCATCACTTCAGAAATTGATTGACCTTGTAAAGGCCGCCGATGAAAAGCAGGCACCAACTCAAAGAATTGCAGATAAATGGGCAACATGGCTTGTTCCTGTTGCATTGATAATAGCTATTGTGGCATGGCTTGTGACAGGCAATATTGAAAGGGGAGTAACTGTCCTTGTAGTATTCTGTCCATGTGCATTGATTTTAGCAACACCAACTGCAATTATGGCAGCAATAGGTCAGGCAACAAAATACGGTGTTTTAATCAAATCAGGTGAAGCCCTTGAAACCCTGGGTGGTCTTAATACTCTGGTATTCGATAAAACCGGAACTTTAACTTACGGTAATTTAGAAGTTTCTGATGTTATTGCCTTAAAAGAGGATTTAACCCAGTTGGATCTGCTTAAACTCACAGCTTCATGTGAGAAATTAAGTGAACATCCATTGGCTAAAGCTATTGTAAACAATGCAAAAGAAGCTGAAATCGACATTGAAGAACCACAAGACTTTAAAATGTATCCTGGAAAAGGAGTCACATGTAATAATTCTTATGGTAATGTATATGCAGGAAACTCCAAATTTCTATCAGAAAACAATATTGATGTAAATGTTGATGCACAGTTTAATAAATTAAAAAATGAAGGTAAGGCCTCAATTATTGTTGCATTGAATGGTGAAGTCGTTGGTCTTATCGGTTTGTCCGATGTAATACGTGAAGATTCCAAACAGATGATTGACAGCTTGCATGAACTTGGAACCGAAACAGTATTGCTTACTGGTGATAACACAGAAACTGCTAATTACTTTGCATCACAGGTTGGAATTGGAAAGGTTTATGGTAATTTACTGCCTGAAGAAAAGCTTTCATGGATTGAAAAATTCAAAAGCGAAGGCAAACAGGTCTGTATGATTGGTGACGGTGTAAATGATGCGCCTGCACTCAAAACAGCTGATGTAAGTGTTGCAATGGGATCTGTCGGAAGTGATGTTGCAATCGAAGCTGCAGACATTGCACTTTTAGGTGATGACATAGGTAAGATTCCATATCTTAAAAAACTGTCAAATTCCACATTATTTACAATCAAAGCCAATATTGCAATTTCAATGACAATCAATGCAGTGGCTATTGTATGTTCTGTATTAGGACTTTTAAATCCTGTAACTGGTGCAATCGTTCATAATGCAGGTTCATGTCTTGTTGTTTTAAATGCAGCATTGTTGTATGATAGAAAATTCGATGATTCAGTCAAAAAAATAGATACCAAAAATACCGAACACTCTCACTACCACTTCCATAACGATGGGGAACATACACATTCCCACGAGGGTGTTGAAATTCTTGATGAAATCGAAACTGAAAATGGAATTAAGCATATGCATGTTCACAAACATGCATTAAATAGAGAAAGTTGTGAAGCATATCACAATTAA